A single window of Kineococcus rhizosphaerae DNA harbors:
- a CDS encoding FAD-binding oxidoreductase — MRLLEDRAAREAVATDRSGHRPDTLPDAVVRARNVDDVVETLRWASAHRTPVVTRGAGSGLAAGSSAHAGQVVLDVSGMDRIVEIRPDDQVAVVEPGVLTADLDAAAGEHGLFYAPDPASAAISSIGGNIATNAGGLRCAKYGVTRDAVLGLDLVLADGRRVATGRQTVKGVAGYDLTSLVVGSEGTLAVVVGATLRLRPKPLETATLAAHFDDVVAAAAAAAAITSARLQPSVLELVDAVTLEAVDAARGSSLRSLGAAALVVQCDGRGALAEIEAVGQVVAPFATTWRATTDPVEAEELLAARRAGLPALEATGDVFIEDVAVPRSKLAEAVAGIQAISARTGVRIATIAHAGDGNLHPIVVVERGATVTEGPPWEAACAVFDLALRLGGTLTGEHGVGLLKRTWLRAELGEDSLDLQHRIKAVFDPLGILNPGKGI, encoded by the coding sequence TGCGGGCCAGGAACGTCGACGACGTCGTCGAGACCCTGCGCTGGGCCAGCGCGCACCGCACGCCCGTCGTGACCCGCGGCGCCGGGTCCGGCCTGGCCGCCGGCTCCAGCGCGCACGCCGGGCAGGTCGTCCTCGACGTCTCGGGGATGGACCGGATCGTCGAGATCCGGCCCGACGACCAGGTCGCGGTCGTCGAACCCGGTGTGCTGACCGCCGACCTCGACGCCGCCGCCGGTGAGCACGGCCTGTTCTACGCCCCCGACCCCGCCAGCGCCGCGATCTCCTCGATCGGCGGGAACATCGCCACGAACGCGGGCGGCCTGCGGTGCGCGAAGTACGGCGTGACCCGCGACGCGGTCCTCGGGCTCGACCTCGTGCTCGCCGACGGCCGTCGCGTCGCCACCGGGCGCCAGACGGTCAAGGGCGTCGCCGGGTACGACCTCACGAGCCTGGTCGTCGGCTCGGAGGGGACGCTGGCCGTCGTGGTAGGGGCGACGCTGCGGCTGCGCCCGAAACCCCTGGAGACCGCCACGCTCGCCGCGCACTTCGACGACGTCGTCGCCGCGGCCGCGGCCGCCGCCGCGATCACCTCGGCCCGGCTGCAGCCCTCGGTCCTCGAGCTCGTCGACGCCGTGACCCTGGAGGCCGTCGACGCGGCGCGGGGTTCGTCGTTGCGCTCCCTCGGCGCGGCGGCGCTGGTCGTGCAGTGCGACGGCCGCGGGGCGCTCGCCGAGATCGAGGCCGTCGGGCAGGTCGTGGCGCCGTTCGCGACGACCTGGCGGGCGACGACGGACCCGGTGGAGGCCGAGGAGCTGCTGGCCGCCCGCCGCGCCGGGCTGCCCGCGCTGGAGGCGACGGGGGACGTGTTCATCGAGGACGTCGCCGTCCCGCGCTCGAAGCTGGCCGAGGCCGTCGCGGGGATCCAGGCGATCTCGGCGCGCACGGGGGTGCGGATCGCGACCATCGCGCACGCCGGGGACGGCAACCTGCACCCCATCGTCGTCGTCGAGCGCGGTGCGACCGTGACCGAGGGGCCGCCGTGGGAGGCCGCGTGCGCGGTGTTCGACCTCGCGCTGCGCCTCGGCGGGACGCTGACCGGCGAGCACGGCGTGGGGTTGCTGAAGCGGACGTGGTTGCGGGCCGAGCTCGGCGAGGACTCCCTGGACCTGCAGCACCGGATCAAGGCGGTGTTCGACCCGCTGGGGATCCTCAACCCGGGCAAGGGGATCTGA
- a CDS encoding aldo/keto reductase: MPLTTAPLAGRTVHRVGYGALQLPRLAGDRDGALALLRRAFDLGVDHVDTAEFYGDGLANALVRDALRPGDDVLVATKVGAEPAPDGEHRLRLAQRPEQLRASVEANLRSLGTDRLDLVNLRRAEVGPGLIATGDQVVDLDDQLAVLTDLRDAGKVAAIGLSTVTPADLRRALPAGIACVQNAYSLLDRDGEDLLDLCRAEDVAWVPYFPLGGAFPGTPKVVDAPAVRTAAQALCVSPAQVGLAWLLAHAPTTHLIPGTADVAHLEANLAAAAVELDAATLATLDALAPPLAPPSGATLDPEPAAGRE; the protein is encoded by the coding sequence ATGCCCCTCACCACCGCCCCCCTCGCCGGCCGCACCGTCCACCGGGTCGGCTACGGCGCCCTGCAGCTGCCCCGCCTCGCCGGCGACCGCGACGGCGCGCTCGCCCTGCTGCGCCGCGCGTTCGACCTCGGGGTCGACCACGTCGACACCGCCGAGTTCTACGGCGACGGCCTCGCCAACGCCCTCGTCCGCGACGCGCTGCGCCCCGGCGACGACGTCCTGGTCGCGACCAAGGTCGGCGCCGAACCCGCTCCCGACGGCGAGCACCGGCTGCGCCTGGCCCAGCGCCCCGAGCAGCTGCGCGCGAGCGTCGAGGCCAACCTGCGCAGCCTGGGCACCGACCGCCTCGACCTGGTGAACCTGCGCCGCGCCGAGGTCGGGCCCGGGCTCATCGCCACCGGCGACCAGGTCGTCGACCTCGACGACCAGCTCGCCGTCCTCACCGACCTGCGGGACGCCGGGAAGGTCGCGGCCATCGGCCTGAGCACCGTGACCCCCGCCGACCTGCGCCGCGCCCTGCCCGCAGGGATCGCCTGCGTGCAGAACGCCTACAGCCTGCTCGACCGCGACGGCGAGGACCTGCTCGACCTCTGCCGCGCCGAGGACGTCGCCTGGGTCCCCTACTTCCCCCTCGGCGGCGCCTTCCCCGGCACGCCCAAGGTCGTCGACGCACCCGCCGTCCGCACCGCGGCGCAGGCCCTGTGCGTCAGCCCCGCACAGGTCGGCCTGGCCTGGCTGCTGGCGCACGCCCCCACCACCCACCTCATCCCCGGCACCGCCGACGTCGCGCACCTCGAGGCGAACCTGGCCGCCGCCGCGGTCGAACTGGACGCGGCGACGCTGGCCACCCTCGACGCCCTCGCGCCACCCCTCGCCCCGCCGTCCGGTGCGACCCTCGACCCCGAGCCCGCCGCAGGACGAGAGTGA
- a CDS encoding Na+/H+ antiporter encodes METNALLVVIVGLVALAPALSRTVRLPPPTVLFLLGCLLAVVPASGEVVVEPDLVLLVLLPVILHWEAYTTSVQHAWRYRRAIFLAAVPLVIATAAVIAVIGHALGLPWATAWVLGAVLAPTDASAVAAYGRALPPRIMTMLRGESLVNDGTALVLLAIAVAAAAGERVTALSAVGDLAWSYAGGIAVGVVVAWLALIVLRRVQDPLVLGAVSVVEPFAASVLAEAVHASGVVAVVVCALGVSRQTRRLVGARGRLQVGAFWEITTWLVNGGLFVLVGLEARALFTEAGGGSEALRLVGEGVLLALVTLGTRLLWMLVTPHVVRALDRRPAQRALRVGWRTRVVSSWSGMRGAISLAAALSIPLSVSGREDVLVLTFVVIGFTLLVQGATLPAVIRWARIPALDAAEEENAFERAYARLSEVANSGLDGAAVRLGVAAETVQALRDHVTDGTPVAAHHDPGSIRALRLELLVLKRQALADLVAQGLLEDSQMWRLQERFDRTEMQLLAEDEAPVVRDGGRYLHAPQRREEPAVD; translated from the coding sequence GTGGAGACCAACGCTCTGCTCGTCGTCATCGTGGGGCTCGTCGCCCTCGCCCCGGCGCTGTCCCGCACGGTGCGACTGCCCCCGCCGACCGTCCTGTTCCTGCTCGGCTGCCTGCTCGCCGTCGTCCCCGCCTCCGGCGAGGTCGTCGTCGAACCCGACCTCGTGCTGCTCGTCCTGCTGCCGGTGATCCTGCACTGGGAGGCCTACACGACGTCGGTGCAGCACGCCTGGCGCTACCGCCGGGCGATCTTCCTGGCCGCGGTGCCGCTGGTCATCGCGACCGCCGCGGTCATCGCCGTCATCGGCCACGCGCTGGGGCTGCCGTGGGCGACGGCCTGGGTGCTGGGCGCGGTCCTGGCCCCCACCGACGCCTCGGCCGTCGCCGCCTACGGCCGGGCCCTGCCCCCGCGGATCATGACGATGCTGCGCGGGGAGAGCCTGGTCAACGACGGGACCGCGCTGGTGCTGCTGGCCATCGCCGTCGCGGCCGCGGCCGGCGAACGCGTCACGGCCCTGTCGGCCGTCGGGGACCTGGCCTGGTCGTACGCCGGCGGCATCGCCGTCGGGGTCGTCGTGGCGTGGCTGGCGCTCATCGTGCTGCGCCGGGTCCAGGACCCGCTCGTGCTCGGCGCGGTCTCGGTCGTCGAGCCCTTCGCGGCGTCGGTGCTGGCCGAGGCCGTCCACGCCTCGGGGGTCGTGGCCGTCGTCGTGTGCGCGCTGGGGGTCAGCCGCCAGACCCGGCGGCTGGTCGGCGCGCGCGGCCGGCTGCAGGTCGGGGCCTTCTGGGAGATCACGACCTGGCTCGTCAACGGCGGGTTGTTCGTGCTCGTGGGCCTGGAGGCCCGGGCGCTGTTCACCGAGGCCGGCGGGGGCTCGGAGGCGCTGCGCCTGGTCGGCGAGGGAGTCCTGCTGGCGCTGGTGACGCTCGGGACGCGCCTGCTGTGGATGCTCGTGACCCCGCACGTCGTGCGCGCCCTGGACCGGCGGCCCGCGCAACGGGCCCTGCGGGTCGGCTGGCGCACGCGGGTCGTCTCGTCGTGGTCGGGGATGCGCGGGGCGATCTCCCTGGCGGCGGCGCTGTCCATCCCGTTGTCGGTCAGCGGCCGCGAGGACGTGCTGGTCCTGACGTTCGTCGTCATCGGGTTCACCCTGCTCGTGCAGGGCGCGACGCTGCCCGCCGTGATCCGCTGGGCGCGCATCCCCGCCCTGGACGCGGCCGAGGAGGAGAACGCCTTCGAACGTGCCTACGCCCGGTTGAGCGAGGTCGCGAACTCCGGCCTGGACGGCGCCGCCGTGCGGCTGGGGGTCGCCGCCGAGACGGTGCAGGCGCTGCGCGACCACGTCACCGACGGCACCCCGGTCGCCGCGCACCACGATCCCGGGAGCATCCGGGCGTTGCGGCTGGAGCTGCTCGTGCTCAAGCGGCAGGCGCTGGCGGACCTGGTGGCGCAGGGCCTGCTGGAGGACTCCCAGATGTGGCGGCTGCAGGAGCGGTTCGACCGCACCGAGATGCAGCTGCTGGCCGAGGACGAGGCTCCGGTCGTGCGCGACGGCGGCCGCTACCTGCACGCGCCGCAGCGCCGGGAGGAGCCGGCCGTGGATTGA
- a CDS encoding TetR/AcrR family transcriptional regulator — MSAARRPRADVARNRALLLAAARDAFTSGEPVVLEAVARAAGVGIGTLYRHFPTREDLAEAVYAAELDAVVEAAPALLAELPPDRALRAWLQRYTEFVATKRGMLQTLRAGWASGRIATPATRERVTAVLGTFLSAGAAAGTLRGDVDPDDVTALMLGVFVPSETRSAEQQDRLLDLVLAAVAVPGPSSSGG; from the coding sequence TTGTCTGCCGCCCGACGCCCCCGCGCCGACGTCGCCCGCAACCGCGCGCTGCTGCTCGCCGCCGCCCGCGACGCCTTCACCAGCGGCGAGCCCGTCGTCCTCGAAGCGGTCGCCCGCGCCGCCGGCGTCGGCATCGGCACGCTGTACCGGCACTTCCCCACGCGCGAGGACCTCGCCGAGGCCGTCTACGCCGCCGAGCTCGACGCCGTCGTCGAGGCCGCCCCCGCGCTCCTGGCCGAACTGCCCCCCGACCGCGCGCTGCGCGCCTGGCTGCAGCGCTACACCGAGTTCGTCGCCACCAAGCGCGGGATGCTGCAGACCCTGCGGGCCGGCTGGGCCTCGGGGCGCATCGCCACCCCCGCCACCCGGGAGCGGGTCACGGCGGTGCTCGGGACGTTCCTGAGCGCCGGGGCCGCCGCGGGCACGCTGCGCGGTGACGTCGACCCCGACGACGTCACCGCGCTCATGCTCGGGGTGTTCGTCCCCTCCGAGACCCGTTCCGCCGAGCAGCAGGACCGGCTGCTCGACCTGGTCCTCGCCGCGGTGGCCGTGCCCGGCCCCTCCTCGTCCGGGGGCTGA